Below is a window of Humulus lupulus chromosome 9, drHumLupu1.1, whole genome shotgun sequence DNA.
ctaccaccaggaactctgtcatcacagtctcgtgcctagggGTATCCTCCATCGtgaccggtagtctgatagttcctgctaatgctaggcattctcccgtgaacccatatatcacttgggaacacggtgatAGGTCCTTGaatgtgagcttcatcttctcgagggatgatttatagatgatatctactgagattaccgtatccaccaagcatctcttcactcgggcattggtgatttgaatggtaaggaccagagggtcattgtgggggtacctcacgtgtctagcgtcatcctccgtaaaagtgagagtttcatattcatactttggatttcttggagaccgctcctcgactaccatgcactgggaagactcccctacctcatgtcttagggtccttgcatatcgcccACGAGCATTATTattgttgcctgctatgtgggccccccacatatggtatccaatgtgaaaTCCATGGCCgttggctccagtggtggactcctatGCCTTCGAAACTCTGGATTCCTGCTCGGGGTTTCGGTCTTCAATCGGTACCtcaagagttttcctgatcggaggagaaactctatctcatccttcagctgtttGCACTTGTTTGTgttgtgcccataatcattatggaaacgaaaaACCTTATTActgtccctctttccttctgaacgcaagtgtggtggctttcggtatggtacctcctagTATGTTGGCAAGTAAATCTCGacccttgatgtagtcaggacAGTATAAACCTGGCCAGGTATGGTTGATGCTTAGGTTGTTTGTCAGTTGGTGTTGACATAGCCTTCTTTTATCCACCATGCTCGGCCCCCAAGGTACTCCTCTTTTTACCGTTGCCTCCATTGATGCTCTGAGGGTTTGCGCCGTTCTTGtctgccttgatagtggtcggatggtttatgcatttttcttccttcatgatagcgtcatctaacttcatgtatttgtctacttggtccaggaactcttgcaaggtgttgatggggtttctgtgtatgctatcccacaagggactacgttAAATTATTCAtgccgagatggcaacgaacttcccttcatcccCTACTATGGACGCTcagtttgcctctctcatgaatctttggatgtggTCCTTCAGGGAtccatccttcccttgcttgatgtcagctggctgattggcataaactggttgaatctgcccggcactgaagaccttgcaaaattccttcctgaactgctcccaggcagtgatggatccaagtttgaattttcaataccattcctgagctgagtcagagacgatggtagggaataccctgcacctataatcatgctccacactgaGTAGCTCCATTTGATCCTCAAACTTTTCAATGTATCATACTGGGTCCTCTTTCCCATtgtatgttggaagttttggGCTCTTttatttcggtggtggttgagcagcttggatcttggaactgaagggactcccacttctatgagccagctcgatatcggaaggtttctttgtcagaccctgaacaaccatgacgagtgcatctatttgagcctacaGTGCTGGTGGGATCACTACTCCAGGTGGCATAGACGTCCCTAGTACCCCCTCCTGAGCGCtagtcctcctgttgatgacctccctcatatcctgaggttgtgcatctttcttgagtctatcgaacacggtattggtgttgttcatcaattcctttcccttgcgagactaagggtgtaggggtggtaggtccaccttgcccttgccaaTGCGACTCTGctcccgagcctctcctcctacatgaatttgagactttgagcgaccATTTCCATTCTTGTCACACCTCTCAGATGTTTAACCTTCATCTCCTGCATTGTTTCgtctgtccccctgggagggggccttcaggttggtaacactcttactccgagatgaaatgttattcttcttagtcatggaggaggcagtcttggactgcgccttttcatcctgtctctgggaaagtggctctgagagtgCCCTTGTGAttcgactcctcccctgggactccctgttactgttgtctcacacccctgctgctttggcctgagcctccctcatcgCCTGAGCAgtagcttcagcgttagctcgggcAAACTGGGTAGTCGCCTTCAGGGCCACAACAACCTCCTGGTGCCTCCGGTCAGCTTCCTaatccctctggatcatcctctggacctgctcatctatctcttGTCGTTGTTGTTCCATAGTCTCCCTCTAGAgggcaatttctgcagcaaaggtcTCATGCCTCACCAGAAATTgcaccatctcctcctggtgagcatcctatggatcttctacatcaggttgatctccaacttCCACCTGAGGTTTGTTAACAGGAttgatgggatcctgagtggtggaatccttGGGAGCCGTCTTCTTTGTCtaactgggttttggaggcatcgtaaaactgatgaaagtgtgtttcttacaaatatcttaaataaacacacataaattttacaGTGGTTTAGCTCTGTcatgatgaacagtaataacctaatccactaaGTCTTTGGTATTGTATCTCTCGATGGACAATAACACGGATGAACagaagtattcactcgttactaATTTGCCCAGAATTTCTCTCCAAAAAATATCTCTCTCAAATTTGTTCCCAGAAAGATCCAAAAAAGAAGAACCCCCCTCTACGAAGCCTTGGgtcatttatttatagtacccagggatTGTTACATGAATAGTAGTACTGgagatcatggtttggtacacgatcattgtgagtggagataggtgtccacctccccatgattatgagatcatgggtcttctcattgtttctctggatcgtggttgacgatgcacgattgaaactttTGGGAAAacactaagtcttggttggtctatgagacttaggtgctaggcccgatgatcctttagagcttgggtgctaggcctgatgaccctttgGGTGCTAGGCTTGCTGATCTTCTGGGTGCAAGGCCTAATGACCTTCTAGGTGTTAGGCCTATTGATTTCATcttgaacgagcgtgaactttatccagcaaagtgtatttgggagttcaGGCCGAcaaccctatgaagaatagggtgggctaACCACCCCATGAAGTTTTTGAGCATGCCAGGCCGATCACCTCTAGGTCTTGgggttaggctgaccacccctagggaacTAGGGCCAggttgaccacccctagggggcctTGGCCTAGTCGACTTTCCTATAgatcctggacctatcttttttgctcatcggtcttttttcaatactttgttgtTTTCCTTTATTTGTGATGCAACGTgctgctttctcattcgccacgtcacctggattttttagggataacaaacggtagattgtaaacatgatttaaacttaaatcaaatcaaataaataaatagctaaacaaattaaaataagatatttttgagatattttacaatgcaattatttaaaaataataaaatcatacgttttataacttaaataaaatttaattaaacttaaacttcacgtattaaaataatatcatataaaacatataccataatataatctactatcaactagaaataaacttattttcaaaagaaaaaaaaatagcaacaaacttaaatttaaaattcatctataatattaatattatattaaatatataatatataatcttttgttgtcactgccaaattagaaaactagaacaaacataaacttaaaaaaaaattaattaaaatataatattttaaagatattttatgataatttaaataattaaatcatatttattaaaaaataataaagtcatacatatcattttttttatcttataaatttgtgtgatagtttattttttatcaagcgattgaaactctttttcttcattaaattcaccaaaggacattgtgagatacattaaaaattaaaaatagttgatgtaTGTATACAActttacactatgactttttctattattaatttatttttaaatattattgtaatttatatatatgtcatgcagccatgtaaatatatagatctatgtcaatgttgtgtttagatgttatatatatatatagattatatatatactatagtactgaaattcattctattatatattaaagaaaaaaaaagtgaacccgtttttattaaaattatagacaatattttgccataatttttttaatacatttatgtcgtacattatattaaacatattttatttatttttatgatattttttatttatttaatatatatgataattaaaaaatgataaaaataaatacatgtttgaataaacatatttataactttaaaactaagtaaacatgCAAGACGCtatttttacctagtatatatattataaatgtgaatTTAATGGAAATTCTTGTTTTccgttagatttaatattttttttattgttttctaacaccgttagttttaaagtcatctaaataaggtaaatatatattttaaaaagtaataaagtcatccaaataaggtaaataaattgaaaataaaaataaaaaataataaatgagccataataatttctcatcacatattttaatatttcatattaaagtatgtgaattactctatcaattatgtttttaAAACTTTAGCCGAAAAATATTCACGTGCGTAAATTTATTATATTAtctcttttattaattatttattttttcatttaacgTTTTTTTCAAttcaaacatatatgtaatagtaaaataagacataaatatacatattttcttattttttctatttagttttttaatgagaaattacttattttaattgttttatctattaattaaataatatatatttatataaattttaaattaaataattaaagttGGATccgataaattttttaaattcatagttttaattaaaattttttaatattttattatattgaaatttaTAGGTATTTTTTCTagaagaaaattagaaaaaaattatttaattttaaaactagaatgcaacatatctttttttatatatatatatatatataaatatatataacatattcttgatttaatggtttttattttttattctttaaaaaattatcatatatattttttaaactatagcaatgttttggtttattttttttaaatatgtttatgtgattattttataatatatgacattgtttatttatttaaaatttatatgataattaaaaaaatataataaaaataaattaatacattttctaaataaaattaagtaaacatgttgcttttacctagtatttatatgagaattgctaaggggcaccaatggtgcccaacaccacaagtAGGTGACATACCGTTATTGGTGTAATCCAATACCTGGTCCCactaatttaaatttaataagaattatgaggtatcgctaaccaatcatAAGGTGACACCTCATGTGGTATTGAGCACCTTAATgtgtcaaataacaacactctaTTTATATAGATATAAATTATATTTGCTAAAACACGTCTTTTGGAGCCATCACCCAAAGTctttaaaattgaagaaaaacaAATTTAACACACAATAAATTGTTGACAAACCATAAGCCTAATTAAATAGTATTAAAAAAGTGTGATAAAAGTCTAAGTCTACTCGAATGAAATAATGCTAGCTAATTATGAATAAATGTGAAAGAAAGAGGGGAAAACTTTTAAACATCTTACATTTATATGCGTTTTGTTTACTTAATAACTACCATATTCTTTCTATCATTCTTATACATTTGAATGCTTTAAATGCACATATCAACCACACCCACATTTAGGTATCATCGTTGTAATAATACcattcacataaaaaaaaaaaaaaagagaaaaaagaagaaactGACATCAACTCAAGATGACCTTGTACAACTACAACTTATAATGATACCCATTTATTTAGATCATTTATAACATACAATGATGCATTCAATTTATTATTGAGCAATTTAAAAAAAGAAATGTTAAATACACATAAAATTTAGTAACTTATTTTGATCACGTAATTTAAGACAAATTGTAGTTTCATTTGAAAAAATTTAAATGGCTATAATTAATTATAATCAATATGTCTAACTTTTGCGTGTacttttttttgtgtttatattacTATTTTTGTTTTCAAATTGTTTGTTTTTATAAAAAAGTTATGAGCTTTACTAATATTATTACCACAAAGCTAACAAACATTTAACACAATAATGAGTAAGCTATCAACATggttttagctcaaaataaagcAAATTAGTCGTgtcttaattatatttaattaaatttcacacCATTTCTTAGGTGAGCTTTGAAATTTCCATAATCAAATCACACAGAATTACAAAGAAAACAAATCTTCCAATCCAATCATATCACTACACTACCTAAACAAAACTAAACAAAATTGTTGGGGGTTTGTTTGTGATATCCAAAAGTGGTCCTCCAAAATATAAAATATGATGTCATGGAACTCACAAGTTAAGGTTGTGGGACCCCTTGCCACATGTCACACTACAAATGGTGGGTGTTCGATGTGGGTCCCACCTCTCCAAATGTTTCAATTGCACCTTTATTCCTCCACCTAATTCCACCTCTCGTGTCTCATTGGAACTCGGAAGAGTAGAGTGGGGCCAAGGCAAGAAGGACAACTTCGTCCCTCGTCAAACCTGGTCAAAGGGGCATTTGTGGGGCCCTATGTCCTACGTGGCACTGCCAACACATCTTCCCatactttttttattataataagaaAAACCTTAAATAAACTTGATTTGATAAATCTTTTGACGTCCACTAGGATGCTTAACCCTTTTTTGGCGGGTAAAGTAGTGTCACTAACCCATGAAAATCACACCCCAAAAGAGGCTCAAAACCCTAGCATTTTCCCGCTTACTTTCCCATTTTTGCTGACACTAAAACCCCTCAAAAGGATGAACTAAAAATTGGGTCTTTTTCTTTATTATTGAATCTTTTGTTCCCatcacaaaataatattttggttgTTTGTTTAGTGTCTTCACATGTTACCCTTTTCAGAACCCAGTTGAAAAGTGACAAAggctttttcttttttaacttttataaaggttttgtttttcacttgcattaattaataaaaaagaaaaaaaaaagaagatggGTTTTTGAGTTTTGACAGTTTTTTTAGTAGACAAAGCCAAAgggtttattattttattttcttttaaggcCTGATGGTGAAAAAATCTTCTGGGTCCCTTCTCTTCAATGCAATCTAGTTGTTAATTTGCAAACCCATTTCCTGTTTACTCTTGGGTTTGTTGTAGATGAAAGCTGAGTTCTTTGAAACAATGTGCAACAGGTATGGTGCTGTAACTCCAGTGTAATCTATCTATCTGTTTCAGATTGTTGCAAGCTTTTGGCTTTACATACTATTAAGTATCTCTTTACTGAGATAATAAGTTAGTATTGGGTTTCTTATTGTTCTTAAAAATGGGATCTTGGTAAAAAAAAGTTGCAACTTTAATGGTTAGATCTCTGGAGTTCGCTAAGTTTCTGTGTTGTATAATTATTTCTTACATTTATTGTTCTGTGTCAGTTCTTCAGTCTGAAGCTGTACTTCATCAGCAAAAATAGTTCTTTGGGGAGGAGAAGAACGGTTCCTTGAAGCTCTGCAACTCAAAGACTGAGTTTTCTACGTTTAGGGAAAGTGATGGCTTTTTGTTAACTCATAGTGAAGTTCATTAGTTGTTTCATATGTGTTTCAGAAATCATTGTGTTGCTTTCTAAGGTTGCAATCACCTTTCTATACTGCACAAAATGTCATCATTTTGTCTGTTATTTCACTGTATATAAGTCTACGAGTGagttgtgtgtttttttttttttaactcgtAGATTTGGAGCACGCTTTGCTAGATTATGTCTTTTGTCAAATGGTATTGGACTTGAGAATTAGAAGCTTAAAAATCTCACTTTTTCTCCTAGCTGAgctattttatttttcttcacttgGGTGAATTCGTTTGTAGGAATAGAATGAAGTTTGGTGGGCTTTTTGTATTATTCCTACTTTTTCTATCTGCCATGGCGCAGCTTCCTTCACAGGACATTTTGGCTTTACTTGAATTCAGAAAGGGTATCAAGCGTGATCCCACTGGTTATGTCCTAAATTCTTGGAATGATGAGTCTATAGACTTTAATGGCTGTCCTTCTTCTTGGAATGGAATTGTCTGCAATGGTGGGAATGTTGCTGGGGTTGTTCTTGACAACTTAAGTCTTTCTGCTGAGGCAGATTTGAGTGTATTTGCAAATCTCACAAAACTTGTCAAACTTTCCATGGCCAACAACTCAATCAGTGGCATAATTCCAGACAATATAGCCGACTTTCGCAGCCTCCAGTATCTTGATGTCTCCAATAATCTTTTCTCTTCTCCCCTACCAGTGGGGATTGGTAGATTACAGAGCTTACAAAACCTTTCATTAGCTGGGAACAACTTTTCCGGCTCCATTCCAGAAACAATTTCAGGACTTTCCTCCCTCCAGTCATTGGATATGGCTAGAAACTCCTTTTCAGGGTCACTACCAACATCACTGACAAAGCTAGACAATCTGGTGTTTCTTAATATGTCTTTGAACAGCTTTAACAAGAAAATCCCAAAAGGATTTGAGCTGATTTCAGGTCTTGATGTAATTGACTTGCACGGGAATATGCTGGAGGGCCATCTTGAGGTTGAATTTTTTCTCCTAACAACTGTCACTCATGTCGATTTTAGCAGCAATATGCTAACTAGTTCACAGCAAGAAAAGTTTTTAGCAAGAATTTCTGACACTATTAAATTCCTGAATCTTAGCCATAACCAGCTTACTGGATCACTGGTAAGTGGCGGTGAGCTCCAAATATTTGAAAACTTGAAGGTCTTGGATTTAAGCTACAATCAGCTTTCTGGTGAACTTCCTGGATTTAGTTTTGTCTATGATCTCCAAGTCCTCAAGCTCAGTAACAACAGGTTTTCTGGAGAGATCCCCAACAACCTATTAAAGGGAGATTCTCTGGTCTTAAGTGAACTAGATTTGAGTGGCAACAATCTCTCAGGTAATTTAACTATCAATTACTACAAGTCCTCTTGTTGCAACAATCAACATTTAGTTTTTTATGTGATCTCTATTACAGTAATGAATGTGACATGTATGATCTACTAGACATCTTACGTTTACTCAATTTTCAGGGCCAATAAGCATGATTTCATCAACGAATTTGCGCACTCTCAACCTTTCCTCTAATGAACTTACTGGTGACTTACCAATGCTGACGGGAAGCTGTGCTGTACTTGATCTTTCAAACAATCAGTTTGATGGAAATCTAACCATGATGGAAAAATGGGGAAACATTGAATTCCTTGATTTGAGTCGGAATCATTTGACAGGAATCATTCCTGAGGTAACCCCACAATTTCTGCGCTTAAATTATCTCAATCTCTCAGGAAATTGGCTTAGTAGTTCTCTTCCACGTGTAATAACTCGGTATCCAAAGCTTAGAGTTGTTGATCTCAGTTCCAACCTGTTGGATGGATCAGTTAATGATTTGCTGACAATGTCAACCTTGCAAGAAGTTCATCTTGATCATAATTTATTTACGGGTGCTATTAAATTGTCATCTCTGTCTCCCAGTGACTCTAATCTTCAGATTCTTGATCTTTCTCATAACCAGTTTAGTGGCTATTTTCCTGATCAATTGGGTTCTACTCCGATTCAAGTACTCAATATTGCAGGAAACAACTTTTCTGGTTCTCTACCCACTTCGATTACTGATTTGAGCTTGCTAAGCTCATTAGACATATCGCAGAATCATTTTACAGGTCCTCTGCCAAATAACTTGCCTGATTCCCTTCAAGGCTTTAATGTTTCCTACAATGATCTTACTGGAGTTGTGCCAGAGAACCTGAGAAAGTTTCCAAGATCTTCTTTCTTTCCTGGAAATGATCGTTTGAGTTTTCCGGGTGGTTCTCCCGCATCAAGCAATTCTCCGGCTGAAAACTCCAAGAAAAAGTCACTCAAGACAGTGGTCAAAGTAATAATAATAGCATCTTGTATTGTTGCTTTGCTCATTATTCTTCTGCTTGCCATCTTTGTTCATTACATTCGTATCGCAAGAAGAATCCCCCCAGAGCACACAATCAAAAAGGATGCCAGCAGGCATGCTCAACCGAACCCCTCTAGAATTCGTGGAACAGACACTGTTGGTACTTTGACTGTTTCAGCTGAGGATCTTGTAGCATCGAAAAAAGGATCCTCGTCTGAAATTATCAGCTCGGATGAGAAGGCGGTGGCTTTTGCTGGCTTTTCTCCTTCGAAGAACAGCCATTTGTCTTGGTCACCAGAGTCTGGAGATTTGCTTGCCACAGAAAGCCTTGCAAAATTGGATGTGAGATCGCCTGATAGATTGGTGGGTGAGCTTTATTTTCTTGATGATACTGTCACATTGTCGCCTGAGGAGCTGTCTAGGGCGCCTGCTGAAGTGTTGGGGAGAAGCAGCCATGGGACATCTTACAGGGCAACTCTGGACAATGGGCTGTTCTTGACAGTGAAGTGGTTGAGAGAAGGTGTGGCAAAACAGAAGAAAGAGTTCGCCAAGGAAGCTAAAAAATTTGCAAATATCAGACATCCTAATGTGGTGGGTCTAAAAGGGTACTACTGGGGGCCAACACAGCATGAGAAGCTTATTCTTTCAGATTATATCTCACCAGGAAGTCTTGCGAGCTATCTCTATGGTAACTCATTATCTTTCATTTGCTTctacataaatttttttttactcttttgTCCAAAAAGAAACAGTGAAGAACACTTGGCAAAAGAGAAAGATTCCATTTTTCTATATAGTGTGCCTATATTTTCTAATGCCAAGCCAATTCAGCTAATACTAATTTGAGTTGGTAGGTGATGTGATAATGTATCACACTGAAGGCAATTGGATTTCTTGTATAATGATAATTACTATCCATGTTTAAATTAGGTGATTTATTTTAATACTTTTACTAAGCCTAACTTATCATATCACTCTCATTGAGGTTATTCTTAGTAGCATTAATATCTAAATAAACAAAtggtaaattttatttattatttgtttggtGTGTTGTTTGATCAACTTAATGAACTCATGCAAACCACTTCATGTCTAATGAATCAGTGAATCATTCATTTTAGGTTGTTGAGGACATAGCATACTAGAACTTTGGAACCATGATTTGCATCCAATGTAGTTTATTTTATTGCTTTAGATTATTCTTTA
It encodes the following:
- the LOC133800486 gene encoding LRR receptor-like serine/threonine-protein kinase GHR1, whose product is MKFGGLFVLFLLFLSAMAQLPSQDILALLEFRKGIKRDPTGYVLNSWNDESIDFNGCPSSWNGIVCNGGNVAGVVLDNLSLSAEADLSVFANLTKLVKLSMANNSISGIIPDNIADFRSLQYLDVSNNLFSSPLPVGIGRLQSLQNLSLAGNNFSGSIPETISGLSSLQSLDMARNSFSGSLPTSLTKLDNLVFLNMSLNSFNKKIPKGFELISGLDVIDLHGNMLEGHLEVEFFLLTTVTHVDFSSNMLTSSQQEKFLARISDTIKFLNLSHNQLTGSLVSGGELQIFENLKVLDLSYNQLSGELPGFSFVYDLQVLKLSNNRFSGEIPNNLLKGDSLVLSELDLSGNNLSGPISMISSTNLRTLNLSSNELTGDLPMLTGSCAVLDLSNNQFDGNLTMMEKWGNIEFLDLSRNHLTGIIPEVTPQFLRLNYLNLSGNWLSSSLPRVITRYPKLRVVDLSSNLLDGSVNDLLTMSTLQEVHLDHNLFTGAIKLSSLSPSDSNLQILDLSHNQFSGYFPDQLGSTPIQVLNIAGNNFSGSLPTSITDLSLLSSLDISQNHFTGPLPNNLPDSLQGFNVSYNDLTGVVPENLRKFPRSSFFPGNDRLSFPGGSPASSNSPAENSKKKSLKTVVKVIIIASCIVALLIILLLAIFVHYIRIARRIPPEHTIKKDASRHAQPNPSRIRGTDTVGTLTVSAEDLVASKKGSSSEIISSDEKAVAFAGFSPSKNSHLSWSPESGDLLATESLAKLDVRSPDRLVGELYFLDDTVTLSPEELSRAPAEVLGRSSHGTSYRATLDNGLFLTVKWLREGVAKQKKEFAKEAKKFANIRHPNVVGLKGYYWGPTQHEKLILSDYISPGSLASYLYDRPGRKGPPLTWAQRLKIAVDVSRGLNYLHFDRAVPHGNLKATNILLDGPDLNARVADYCLHRLMTQAGTMEQILDAGVLGYRAPELATSKKPLPSFKSDVYAFGVIMLELLTGRSAGDVVSGEEGGVDLTDWVRVRVSEGRGSECFDAVLTPEMGNPSVEKGMKEVLGIALRCIRSVSERPGIKTIYEDLSSI